The proteins below are encoded in one region of Corynebacterium sphenisci DSM 44792:
- a CDS encoding ATP-binding cassette domain-containing protein yields the protein MTAASAPRAALHAGAAEDLAGLADLPGPALAALGLLALVQLGLMAAALVALARTPANRLRHTGRLGWILAIVIANIIGPIAFLTLGRAPEPVRDPAAGDAGQPADPAPPAAPRASRRGPAPADAPPAIEIRGLRKSYRGAVVLPGLDLAVPAGSLFGFLGRNGSGKTTTLRILMGLHRADAGLARVAGHPAGSAAALAACGYLPDVPAVDPWCDGPGALRQAGRLAGLSGPALETRIGEVLRLTRLDGAAGAVAGYSRGMRQRLGIAHALLADPEVLILDEPTSALDPIARAEVLAVLAGLRGRVTVFFSTHAMADVAAICDRAAFLDAGRVVDSGPLAELVARHAGDPPPMSARFRCADAGAAAAALAAAGCAEVALDPGAGLQEAFTAALAPAGGAR from the coding sequence GTGACCGCAGCATCCGCCCCCCGCGCCGCCCTCCACGCCGGCGCCGCCGAGGACCTCGCCGGCCTCGCCGACCTGCCCGGCCCGGCGCTGGCCGCCCTCGGCCTGCTCGCCCTGGTCCAGCTCGGCCTCATGGCGGCCGCCCTGGTGGCCCTGGCCCGCACCCCGGCGAACCGGCTGCGGCACACCGGCCGGCTCGGCTGGATCCTCGCCATCGTCATCGCCAACATCATCGGGCCCATCGCCTTCCTCACCCTGGGCCGGGCCCCGGAGCCGGTCCGCGACCCCGCCGCCGGCGACGCCGGGCAGCCCGCCGATCCCGCGCCCCCGGCCGCCCCGCGGGCCAGCCGGCGCGGGCCGGCGCCCGCCGACGCGCCCCCGGCGATCGAGATCCGGGGCCTGCGCAAGTCCTACCGCGGCGCCGTGGTGCTGCCCGGGCTGGACCTCGCCGTGCCCGCCGGCAGTCTCTTCGGCTTCCTCGGCCGCAACGGCTCCGGCAAGACCACCACCCTGCGGATCCTGATGGGCCTGCACCGCGCCGACGCCGGGCTCGCCCGCGTCGCCGGGCACCCCGCCGGCAGCGCCGCGGCCCTTGCCGCCTGCGGCTACCTGCCCGACGTGCCCGCCGTGGACCCCTGGTGCGACGGGCCCGGCGCGCTGCGCCAGGCGGGCCGGCTCGCCGGCCTGTCCGGGCCCGCGCTGGAGACCCGGATCGGCGAGGTGCTGCGGTTGACCCGCCTCGACGGCGCCGCCGGCGCGGTCGCCGGCTACTCCCGGGGCATGCGCCAGCGCCTCGGCATCGCGCACGCCCTGCTCGCCGACCCGGAGGTGCTCATCCTCGACGAGCCGACCTCCGCCCTGGACCCCATCGCCCGCGCCGAGGTGCTCGCCGTGCTCGCCGGGCTGCGCGGCCGGGTGACGGTGTTCTTCTCCACCCACGCCATGGCCGACGTCGCCGCGATCTGCGACCGGGCCGCCTTCCTCGACGCCGGCCGGGTGGTCGACTCCGGGCCGCTGGCGGAGCTGGTCGCCCGGCATGCCGGGGATCCGCCGCCGATGAGCGCCCGGTTCCGCTGCGCCGACGCCGGCGCCGCCGCCGCGGCGCTGGCCGCCGCCGGCTGCGCCGAGGTCGCCCTCGACCCCGGCGCCGGGCTGCAGGAGGCCTTCACCGCCGCGCTGGCCCCGGCGGGGGGTGCGCGATGA
- a CDS encoding Tex family protein: MIADTIAAELDVAARRVAAAIALLDEGNTVPFIARYRKEATGGLDDTQLRTIADRVTYLRELDARKQTVLTAIEAQGKLTGQLRALIAGCDSKARLEDLYLPFKRRRRTRADIAREAGLDALADALVAHPDADPADLAAGHLAEGFADAEAALAGARDIIVDRLATDPDLVGGTRERVWADGVLRAAVVEGREDSGAKYRDYFDHAEPLTAMPGHRVLAMLRGEAEGVLSLSVDAGEDAVHEERVRAAGDLPRSPWLDRAVRAAWRTRLAPGAALDARNRLRERAEDEAVAVFARNLRDLLLAAPAGRRATLGLDPGYRNGVKCAVVDGTGKVLATAVVHPHQPTRRWAESRARLAELAADHGVELIAVGNGTASRETLRLAREVGELLAAAGGTAPQTVTVSEAGASVYSASAAAAAEFPDMDVSLRGAVSIARRLQDPLAELVKIDPRSIGVGQYQHDVSQAKLAAGLDAVVEDAVNAVGVEVNTASAALLARVAGVSATVAGNIVAHRDAHGAFTSRAELLDVPRLGPRAYEQCAGFLRIHGAANPLDASAVHPESYPVADRIAAAAGLGVAELIGNAAALGRLDPADFVDEAAGVGLPTVADILAELDKPGRDPRPAFRTAALREDVAEPADLVPGMILEGTVTNVAAFGAFVDIGVHQDGLVHVSALADRYVADPHEVVASGQVVRVKVLDVDLDRKRIGLSMRLADEPAAAGAGRAGRGGRGGGAGGSGGSRGRRRAGGRGRGGDSGAGGGGAMAEALRRAGFER; this comes from the coding sequence ATGATCGCCGACACCATCGCCGCCGAACTCGACGTCGCCGCCCGGCGGGTGGCCGCCGCCATCGCGCTGCTCGACGAGGGCAACACCGTGCCCTTCATCGCCCGCTACCGCAAGGAGGCCACCGGCGGCCTCGACGACACCCAGCTGCGCACCATCGCCGACCGCGTGACCTACCTGCGCGAACTCGACGCCCGCAAGCAGACCGTGCTCACCGCCATCGAGGCCCAGGGCAAGCTCACCGGGCAGCTGCGCGCCCTCATCGCCGGCTGCGACTCCAAGGCCCGCCTGGAGGACCTCTACCTGCCCTTCAAACGCCGCCGCCGCACCCGGGCGGACATCGCCCGCGAGGCCGGCCTGGACGCCCTGGCCGACGCCCTCGTCGCCCACCCCGACGCCGACCCCGCCGACCTCGCCGCGGGCCACCTCGCCGAGGGCTTCGCCGACGCCGAGGCGGCCCTGGCCGGGGCCCGGGACATCATCGTCGACCGGCTGGCCACCGATCCCGACCTGGTCGGCGGCACCCGGGAGCGCGTCTGGGCGGACGGGGTGCTGCGCGCCGCGGTGGTCGAGGGCAGGGAGGACTCCGGGGCGAAGTACCGGGACTACTTCGACCACGCCGAGCCCCTCACCGCGATGCCCGGGCACCGGGTGCTCGCCATGCTGCGCGGCGAGGCCGAGGGGGTGCTCTCCCTCAGCGTCGACGCCGGGGAGGACGCCGTCCACGAGGAGCGGGTGCGCGCCGCCGGCGACCTGCCCCGCTCACCCTGGCTGGACCGGGCGGTGCGCGCGGCCTGGCGCACCCGGCTGGCCCCCGGTGCCGCCCTCGACGCGCGCAACCGGCTGCGCGAACGCGCCGAGGACGAGGCGGTGGCCGTCTTCGCCCGCAATCTGCGGGATCTGCTGCTGGCCGCCCCCGCGGGCCGGCGGGCCACCCTCGGCCTGGACCCCGGCTACCGCAACGGGGTGAAATGCGCCGTGGTCGACGGCACCGGCAAGGTGCTGGCCACCGCCGTGGTGCACCCGCACCAGCCCACCCGGCGCTGGGCGGAGTCCCGGGCCCGGCTGGCCGAGCTGGCCGCCGACCACGGCGTGGAGCTCATCGCCGTCGGCAACGGCACCGCCAGCCGGGAGACCCTCCGGCTGGCCCGGGAGGTCGGCGAGCTCCTCGCCGCCGCCGGCGGGACCGCCCCGCAGACCGTCACCGTCTCCGAGGCCGGCGCCTCGGTGTACTCCGCCTCCGCCGCGGCCGCCGCCGAATTCCCGGACATGGACGTCTCCCTGCGCGGGGCGGTGTCCATCGCCCGCCGGCTGCAGGATCCGCTCGCGGAGCTGGTGAAGATCGACCCCAGGTCCATCGGGGTGGGCCAGTACCAGCACGACGTCTCCCAGGCCAAGCTCGCCGCCGGCCTCGACGCGGTGGTGGAGGACGCGGTCAACGCCGTCGGCGTGGAGGTCAACACGGCCAGCGCCGCGCTGCTCGCCCGGGTCGCCGGGGTGAGCGCCACCGTGGCCGGCAACATCGTCGCGCACCGTGACGCCCATGGCGCCTTCACCTCCCGCGCGGAGCTGCTCGACGTGCCCCGGCTGGGCCCCCGCGCCTACGAGCAGTGCGCCGGGTTCCTGCGCATCCACGGGGCCGCCAACCCCCTCGACGCCTCCGCGGTGCACCCGGAGTCCTACCCCGTGGCCGACCGGATCGCCGCCGCCGCCGGCCTCGGCGTCGCCGAGCTCATCGGCAACGCCGCCGCACTGGGCCGGCTCGATCCGGCCGACTTCGTCGACGAGGCCGCCGGGGTGGGCCTGCCCACCGTCGCCGACATCCTCGCCGAACTCGACAAGCCCGGCCGGGACCCCCGCCCGGCCTTCCGCACCGCGGCGCTGCGCGAGGACGTCGCCGAGCCCGCCGACCTGGTCCCCGGCATGATCCTGGAGGGCACCGTGACCAACGTCGCCGCCTTCGGCGCCTTCGTGGACATCGGGGTGCACCAGGACGGGCTGGTGCACGTCTCCGCCCTCGCCGACCGCTACGTCGCCGACCCGCATGAGGTGGTCGCCTCCGGCCAGGTGGTCCGGGTCAAGGTCCTCGACGTGGACCTGGACCGCAAGCGGATCGGGCTGAGCATGCGCCTGGCCGACGAGCCCGCCGCCGCGGGGGCCGGGCGCGCCGGGCGGGGCGGCCGCGGGGGCGGCGCCGGGGGGAGCGGCGGATCCCGGGGCCGGCGCCGGGCCGGCGGCCGCGGGCGCGGCGGCGACTCCGGGGCCGGGGGCGGGGGAGCG